The following are encoded together in the Variovorax sp. PBS-H4 genome:
- a CDS encoding LysR family transcriptional regulator, translating to MRLRHIEVFNAIMLTGSVSAAARLINITQPAVSRTLQHAELQLGFPLFQRAKGRLTPTTEAQALYPHIERLFEQLDEVQRLAAHLRTGSDAGELRILTVLALSYEVLPRALKAFRQKHAGIAVTVESLHSPQIMSALLRQEADVGFAFSPAVHPSLTQEALADSRMVCIAPKGMLPRALVRNGSAALHDLVKVPVVGLDSRDPVGTSLSQACRQAGVGFQEAVVTVQTYHAALAMAHHGLGVALVDGCTAGSADRDKVDVLALEPRIPVPIRALRFAERPDSVAVRAITRCMRDAIEAMA from the coding sequence ATGCGCCTGCGCCACATCGAGGTTTTCAACGCCATCATGCTCACCGGCAGCGTGAGCGCGGCGGCCAGGCTCATCAACATCACCCAGCCGGCGGTCAGCCGCACGCTGCAGCACGCGGAGCTCCAGCTGGGCTTTCCGCTGTTCCAGCGCGCCAAAGGGCGGCTCACCCCGACGACCGAGGCGCAGGCGCTGTATCCGCATATCGAGCGGCTGTTCGAGCAGCTCGATGAAGTGCAACGGCTGGCGGCCCACCTGCGCACGGGCAGCGACGCCGGCGAGCTGCGCATCCTCACGGTGCTGGCGCTGAGCTATGAAGTGCTGCCGCGCGCGCTCAAGGCGTTCCGGCAGAAGCATGCGGGAATCGCCGTCACCGTGGAGTCGCTGCATTCGCCGCAGATCATGTCGGCCTTGCTGCGGCAAGAGGCCGACGTGGGCTTTGCCTTCAGTCCCGCGGTGCATCCCTCGCTCACGCAGGAGGCGCTGGCCGACAGTCGCATGGTGTGCATCGCACCCAAGGGAATGCTGCCGCGCGCGCTGGTGCGCAACGGCTCGGCGGCGCTGCACGATCTGGTCAAGGTGCCGGTGGTCGGGCTCGACAGCCGCGACCCCGTAGGCACCAGCCTGAGCCAGGCATGCAGGCAGGCCGGCGTGGGCTTTCAGGAGGCCGTCGTCACGGTGCAGACCTACCATGCCGCGCTGGCCATGGCGCATCACGGGCTCGGCGTGGCCCTGGTCGACGGCTGCACGGCCGGCTCGGCCGATCGCGACAAGGTGGATGTGCTGGCGCTGGAGCCGCGCATTCCGGTGCCGATCCGTGCCTTGCGATTTGCCGAACGGCCCGATTCGGTGGCGGTTCGCGCCATCACGCGCTGCATGCGCGATGCGATCGAAGCGATGGCCTAG